In Nematostella vectensis chromosome 11, jaNemVect1.1, whole genome shotgun sequence, a genomic segment contains:
- the LOC5518454 gene encoding galanin receptor 2b: protein MLSNNTTWNGSFPSRDLYGVGRGAPNVEFTLIMLSLIILVGLVGNSLVVAVVVCISHMRTTTNFLLLNVAASDIVTLLLTLLHVGVAAAAITSKKTPSGSLWCKLIQPNTLANVALLATGLTLMVLSVERYNALVKPMRLSRRLTRSNVHYVIAGIWLVSMVMALPMLVYLDKDPVTGQCSPGEKMQELYISLTVIVVFMTIAPFLVIAFSYFQIIYGLYFNNTICNTHAPGLQREDILAKRKLVKLLITVTVAFFVAFVPYGVTTILRFNLSAVHNAKQLANIRQLTKVMAYLIPIHSSINPFLYAFQSRNYKEGFKNVLSKLIKWRKETNNNYQSSFRSGRYSTQVSTSTTL from the exons ATGTTGTCAAACAATACAACGTGGAACGGCAGCTTCCCTTCCCGAGATTTATATGGAGTAGGAAGAGGAGCGCCTAATGTCGAGTTCACACTTATCATGTTGTCTCTAATCATTCTTGTTGGGCTGGTCGGGAATTCTCTGGTCGTGGCCGTCGTCGTGTGCATATCGCACATGCGAACCACGACAAATTTCCTCCTGCTCAACGTAGCGGCGTCAGATATAGTGACTCTTCTGCTAACGCTTCTCCATGTAGGAGTAGCAGCCGCCGCCATTACATCCAAGAAAACGCCTTCAGGATCCCTGTGGTGCAAGCTTATTCAACCCAACACCCTTGCTAACGTAGCGCTACTCGCTACAGGTCTCACTCTTATGGTACTAAGCGTGGAGCGCTACAACGCTCTGGTGAAACCCATGCGACTGTCACGCAGATTGACAAGATCCAACGTTCATTACGTCATCGCTGGGATCTGGTTGGTTTCCATGGTGATGGCATTGCCCATGcttgtgtacttggataaagATCCGGTAACCGGGCAATGCTCACCGGGAGAAAAAATGCAGGAGTTGTACATCTCGCTGACCGTGATTGTGGTCTTCATGACCATTGCTCCTTTCCTGGTCATCGCGTTTTCGTATTTCCAGATAATCTACGGGCTGTATTTCAACAATACCATCTGCAACACCCATGCGCCTGGGTTACAAAGGGAGGACATCCTGGCGAAGAGAAAACTTGTCAAGCTGCTCATTACTGTCACGGTGGCGTTCTTCGTGGCGTTTGTACCGTACGGAGTCACGACAATACTCAG GTTCAATCTGAGCGCTGTACACAACGCCAAGCAGCTGGCGAACATCCGGCAACTCACCAAGGTCATGGCGTACCTCATTCCAATCCATTCTTCCATCAATCCATTCCTGTACGCGTTTCAGAGTAGAAATTATAAAGAAGGGTTCAAAAATGTCCTAAGCAAACTTATCAAATGGCGAAAGGAGACGAATAACAACTACCAAAGTAGCTTCCGGTCGGGGCGCTATTCCACACAAGTTAGCACATCGACTACGCTATAG